The proteins below come from a single Jaculus jaculus isolate mJacJac1 chromosome 12, mJacJac1.mat.Y.cur, whole genome shotgun sequence genomic window:
- the Tekt3 gene encoding tektin-3 yields MELVGSSLTATYAHPKPTPTSFLPAIGTLASTYRDRFPHNNLTHSLSLPWRPSTYYKVVSNTPTLDPYCTRAQRVCESTMLPFVSNRTTLFTRYTPDDWYRSNLTNYQESNTSRHNSERLRVDTSRLIQDKYQEIRKTQANSTQNLGQRVNDIEFWKSEITHELDEMIGETNALTDVKKRLERALMETEAPLQVARECLFHREKRMGIDLVHDEAEIELLTEVDNILCCQERMRRHLDKAIAQLASNRAAQHELEKDLSDKQAALRIDDKCHHLRNTSEGVSFFRGVERVDATVSVPESWAKFTDDNLLCSQSERAASAKLRDDIENLLVVTANEMWNQFNKVNLALTNRVAETADTKNKIYVHLSKTLQEIFQTETTIESIKKAIKEKSAFLKVAQTRLDERTRRPNIELCRDMAQLRLVNEVYEVDDAIQILQQRLRDAEDSLQSLVHTKALLEHDLAVKANTLYIDQEKCMSMRKSFPNTLRLVGFC; encoded by the exons ATGGAGCTTGTGGGTTCTTCTTTGACGGCAACGTATGCCCACCCTAAACCAACACCAACCAGTTTTCTACCAGCCATTGGTACCTTGGCATCAACCTACAGGGACCGTTTTCCCCATAACAACCTGACTCATTCATTGAGCCTTCCTTGGAGACCAAGCACCTACTACAAAGTGGTCTCCAATACCCCGACCTTGGACCCGTATTGCACTAGAGCTCAGAGGGTATGTGAGAGCACCATGCTCCCCTTTGTTTCCAACAGAACCACTCTCTTCACAAGGTACACTCCGGATGACTGGTATCGGTCCAACCTAACCAACTACCAAGAGTCTAATACATCGCGACATAATTCAGAGAGACTCAGAGTGGACACGTCTCGACTCATTCAAGACAAATACCAAGAAATCAGGAAGACCCAGGCTAACTCGACCCAAAATTTGGGACAACGTGTCAATGACATAGAGTTTTGGAAATCTGAAATTACTCATGAGCTAGATGAAATGATTGGAGAGACAAATGCACTTACTGATGTTAAGAAAAGGTTGGAGAGGGCTTTGATGGAGACGGAAGCTCCTCTTCAG GTTGCCCGAGAATGTCTATTTCACcgagagaaaagaatgggaatTGATCTGGTTCATGATGAAGCTGAAATAGAACTACTGACG gaaGTTGATAATATTCTGTGTTGTCAAGAAAGAATGAGGCGACATTTGGATAAGGCTATTGCCCAACTTGC CTCCAACAGAGCTGCGCAGCATGAGCTGGAGAAGGACCTGAGCGATAAACAGGCAGCCCTCAGGATTGACGACAAATGCCACCACCTGCGCAACACTTCGGAGGGCGTCAGCTTCTTCCGTGGCGTGGAGAGGGTCGATGCCAC GGTCTCAGTGCCCGAGTCATGGGCCAAATTTACGGATGACAATCTTCTCTGCTCCCAGAGTGAGCGGGCAGCCTCTGCCAAGCTGAGAGATGACATCGAGAACCTCCTGGTTGTGACAGCCAATGAGATGTGGAATCAGTTCAACAAAGTGAACTTGGCTCTCACTAATCGAGTTGCTGAGACTGCAGACACTAAGAATAAGATTTATGTTCACTTATCAAAG ACCCTGCAGGAGATCTTCCAGACAGAAACAACCATAGAATCCATCAAAAAGGCGATCAAGGAAAAGTCTGCCTTCCTGAAGGTGGCTCAAACCCGACTGGATGAGCGTACAAGGAGGCCGAACATAGAGCTGTGCCGGGACATGGCTCAGTTGCG CCTTGTTAATGAGGTCTACGAGGTGGACGACGCCAtccagatcctgcagcagcgccTGAGAGATGCAGAGGACTCCCTGCAGTCGCTGGTCCACACCAAAGCTCTTCTGGAACACGACCTGGCTGTCAAAGCCAACACCTTGTACATAGACCAGGAAAAATGCATGAGCATGCGCAAGAGCTTCCCCAACACCCTCCGGCTGGTTGGCTTCTGTTAG